From Myxocyprinus asiaticus isolate MX2 ecotype Aquarium Trade chromosome 49, UBuf_Myxa_2, whole genome shotgun sequence, a single genomic window includes:
- the LOC127438593 gene encoding vascular cell adhesion protein 1-like → MASSLLLTLLLPIAAVSHMVELTPKVLIKVGDRREVTCSVRSCQESVKFVWTTLEDKPLYATVKTHNRESVLIFNNVTKNYENNIICKAQCGKETKQQKTTIQVYSFPRNPVISGNDRLILGEENLLTCEVPSVYPSESLEVEWLYGDTVLQREEGEPGKDSLSFSFKFIPSSEHDGKAITCRASLHVEGIPTNEMTKEASGLMRVLSAPHNVRVSEATALLLGSSLTLTCEAKGNPKPVFTWTALKPDGQSVEMGKHQELFIQNVSLSDAGTYQCEVSNDLGKEKANVSVVIQAPPMNTIIEASPLAVLKEGESVSISCLSNGVPVTRVVLSRVVDNKETELKAFDGAETSIKLTSVKLADSGIYVCQAFNEYGNQMTTLSLTVETHLLEVALQPNGVIGAKRGSSLLLHCEASGCPQPEFSWKSLANRPITSKTERSRFFSKLLLSPMDLEDPLGTYICEVKCGSIVKSNQTEVKVFAFATSPVIESSGPFLEGETIRLTCTVQEVFPANLFQILWMDGERELHSESGSFSSEPQNLTSVLPYCVKAKDQDKRITCKVLLDLQGVPAAQAVKTASTTLSVHYPPRKTKITVSPQTELKEGESVSISCQYDSVPVGHMVLSREVDGVVTELGAINGAETLVTISSVELDNSGLYVCEVSNQYGSHSDRVNITVKAPPRNTTVEVFPSTEVQEGQNITICCHSVSFPLPAVVLRKLDSKTNIYSPDGVFILVNLTPNDTGLYQVNVTNDLGFETEVFTINVMEKRFDPPSGWNDFLTPAVCLGAAAALLIVVAYLWRAGKKGSYDFTKCNPGTV, encoded by the exons ATGGCTTCAAGTTTGCTTTTGACTTTGCTTCTGCCAATTGCAG CTGTTTCACATATGGTGGAGCTGACACCCAAAGTTCTGATAAAAGTGGGCGACAGGAGAGAGGTGACCTGCAGCGTGAGATCTTGCCAGGAGAGTGTGAAGTTTGTGTGGACCACGTTAGAAGATAAACCACTGTACGCTACTGTTAAGACACACAACAGAGAATCTGTGCTGATCTTTAACAATGTGACAAAGAACTACGAAAACAACATAATATGCAAAGCACAATGTGGGAAGGAGACAAAACAGCAGAAAACAACAATTCAAGTTTATT CTTTTCCAAGAAACCCAGTTATATCCGGGAATGATCGATTGATATTGGGCGAGGAAAACCTCTTGACCTGTGAAGTGCCTTCTGTATACCCTTCGGAGTCTCTTGAAGTGGAATGGTTATATGGAGACACTGTTCTTCAGAGGGAAGAAGGGGAACCTGGCAAAGATAGTTTGTCTTTTTCTTTCAAATTCATACCTTCAAGTGAGCATGATGGAAAGGCAATAACCTGCAGAGCATCACTGCATGTAGAAGGTATACCCACAAATGAGATGACCAAGGAGGCATCTGGACTCATGAGAGTTCTGT ctgcaccacataATGTGAGAGTATCTGAAGCGACCGCACTCTTACTGGGATCCAGTTTAACTTTGACCTGTGAGGCAAAGGGCAACCCGAAGCCTGTGTTTACATGGACGGCTCTTAAACCAGATGGCCAGTCTGTTGAAATGGGGAAACATCAAGAGCTCTTCATACAAAATGTGTCCTTATCGGATGCTGGTACTTACCAGTGTGAGGTTAGCAATGATTTGGGGAAAGAGAAGGCAAATGTTTCGGTTGTCATTCAAG CACCTCCAATGAATACAATCATTGAAGCAAGTCCACTGGCAGTTTTGAAGGAAGGTGAATCTGTGAGCATTTCCTGCCTGTCTAACGGTGTTCCAGTAACCCGTGTGGTGTTGAGCAGGGTGGTGGACAACAAAGAAACAGAACTAAAGGCCTTTGATGGGGCTGAAACATCTATAAAACTCACCTCGGTCAAGCTGGCTGACTCTGGCATCTATGTATGTCAGGCTTTCAATGAGTATGGGAATCAGATGACTACTCTCAGTCTAACCGTTGAAA CTCATTTGCTAGAAGTGGCTCTACAACCAAATGGCGTGATTGGGGCTAAGAGAGGCTCCAGTTTGTTGCTGCACTGTGAGGCTTCAGGGTGCCCTCAGCCTGAATTCTCCTGGAAGAGTCTTGCAAACAGGCCAATCACCAGTAAGACTGAGAGAAGCAGATTCTTTTCCAAACTGTTGCTCAGCCCAATGGATTTGGAAGATCCATTGGGAACTTACATCTGTGAGGTCAAATGTGGCTCAATCGTGAAGTCCAATCAGACTGAAGTTAAGGTCTTCG CATTTGCTACAAGTCCTGTCATAGAAAGCTCTGGACCTTTTCTGGAGGGAGAAACGATACGCTTGACCTGCACTGTTCAGGAAGTTTTCCCAGCCAACCTCTTCCAAATCCtgtggatggatggagagagagaactGCACTCGGAATCTGGGTCATTTTCAAGTGAACCACAGAATCTGACTTCAGTGTTGCCTTACTGCGTAAAGGCCAAAGACCAGGACAAACGCATCACCTGCAAGGTCTTGCTGGACTTGCAAGGTGTGCCTGCCGCTCAAGCTGTAAAGACAGCTTCTACGACATTGTCCGTTCACT ATCCCCCCAGAAAAACCAAGATTACTGTGAGCCCACAGACAGAGTTGAAGGAAGGAGAATCTGTGAGCATTTCCTGCCAGTACGACAGTGTTCCAGTTGGGCATATGGTGCTGAGCAGGGAAGTAGATGGTGTAGTAACAGAGTTGGGGGCCATTAATGGGGCTGAAACATTAGTTACCATCTCTTCCGTTGAGCTGGATAACTCTGGACTGTATGTATGTGAAGTTTCCAACCAGTATGGAAGCCACAGTGATAGAGTTAATATTACTGTGAAAG CACCACCCAGGAATACGACAGTGGAGGTCTTCCCATCCACCGAGGTTCAGGAGGGGCAGAATATCACCATCTGTTGTCACTCCGTGAGCTTCCCTTTACCTGCGGTGGTCCTGAGGAAGCTGGATAGCAAGACCAACATCTACTCCCCTGATGGCGTCTTCATTCTGGTCAACCTCACTCCCAACGACACAGGCTTATACCAGGTCAATGTCACCAACGACCTGGGCTTCGAGACAGAGGTTTTCACTATTAACGTTATGG AGAAAAGATTCGACCCTCCATCTGGTTGGAATGATTTTTTAACCCCTGCAGTTTGCCTGGGAGCAGCTGCGGCACTGCTTATTGTTGTGGCGTATCTGTGGAGAGCTGGAAAGAAGGGATCATATGACTTTACGAAGTGCAATCCAGGCACCGTGTAG
- the LOC127438600 gene encoding probable G-protein coupled receptor 88, producing the protein MPNDTDVPECALGRGSRISIATIYSFMCVLGTILNLLVIYLVVTFKKLRTASNAFIVNGCVADLLVCAFWMPHEAVATSTGGILALGYHAFKEALLFLGITVSLLSHSLIAVNRYVLITKTPAVYQSLYQKRNTEWMIAGSWLISLGSLLPWLTSFRYPPERCRDAEDAASASFAKGTSVSVLSSRVAAGTLAVTIIGQTVVVVYCYFKIFRRVQISVKRVSILNFQIVNNLPYSFPRKDRRLGFYVLAVCFIFILKTEPIFWVLMAGLFVPVSMALWTSTWIVFCTIFVSNPFLYTWKNEEFRKSFRSVMRGDLRGSTVGVEPITINTISHIFPRQNSRRAFLGEMN; encoded by the coding sequence ATGCCAAACGACACGGACGTGCCTGAATGCGCCCTGGGACGCGGATCGCGCATCTCCATCGCCACCATCTACTCCTTCATGTGCGTTTTGGGCACCATCCTCAACCTTCTAGTCATCTATTTGGTCGTAACGTTCAAGAAGCTCCGCACGGCCAGCAATGCGTTCATCGTGAACGGCTGCGTGGCGGATTTGCTGGTGTGCGCTTTCTGGATGCCCCACGAAGCGGTGGCCACATCCACGGGTGGGATCCTCGCGCTCGGGTACCACGCGTTCAAAGAAGCGCTGCTGTTTCTGGGCATCACCGTGTCCCTGCTTTCCCATTCGCTTATTGCTGTGAATAGGTATGTGTTGATCACCAAAACCCCTGCTGTGTATCAAAGTCTGTATCAGAAGAGGAACACAGAATGGATGATTGCAGGATCATGGCTCATCTCATTAGGCTCTTTGTTACCATGGCTCACATCCTTTCGGTACCCGCCTGAGAGATGCAGGGATGCTGAGGATGCAGCATCAGCATCCTTCGCCAAGGGCACTTCGGTGTCGGTGCTGTCCAGTCGGGTCGCTGCTGGCACATTGGCGGTCACTATCATTGGACAGACTGTTGTTGTGGTATACTGCTACTTTAAAATCTTCCGCCGGGTACAGATAAGCGTGAAGAGGGTCAGTATTCTGAATTTCCAAATAGTGAACAATCTTCCCTATTCTTTCCCCAGAAAAGACAGGCGCCTCGGGTTTTATGTTCTCGCAGTGTGCTTCATATTCATTCTCAAAACTGAGCCCATATTCTGGGTTCTGATGGCAGGACTGTTCGTGCCAGTGTCCATGGCTCTTTGGACATCAACGTGGATTGTCTTCTGCACTATCTTTGTGTCCAATCCGTTTCTGTACACTTGGAAGAATGAGGAGTTCAGGAAGTCCTTTAGGTCTGTGATGAGGGGAGACTTGCGGGGATCCACGGTTGGGGTTGAGCCCATCACGATCAATACCATTTCTCACATCTTCCCACGACAAAACAGTCGCAGGGCTTTCCTGGGTGAGATGAACTGA